From one Octopus bimaculoides isolate UCB-OBI-ISO-001 chromosome 1, ASM119413v2, whole genome shotgun sequence genomic stretch:
- the LOC128248710 gene encoding uncharacterized protein LOC128248710: MAHFQAGRTTKNKFKVMPPKKRVCWGKKATGLKRQQQTAAIHHIPEATLNIMQNGASTAQSDRILAELCSNRSPAIASSEIAILAPVKRDYPAMRRARRAALQAARQAAQSEQQRNLHHMNNPACTSARRAAENAKQHAICLNKNAASIASSRINESSKVRFHRLANVSICRNCHRGVSRPCSSR; this comes from the exons ATGGCACATTTTCAggcgggccgcactactaaaaataaattcaag gttatgcctccaaagaagagagtttgctggggaaagaaagcaaccggtttaaaaagacagcaacagactgcagcaattcaccacattccagaagctactttgaacataatgcaaaatggtgcatctactgcccaatctgatagaattctggcagaactgtgtagcaacagatcaccagcaattgcttcatcagaaattgccatcctagctcctgtgaaaagggattaccctgctatgcgGAGAGCAAGACGTGCTGCTTTACAAGCCGCAAGGCAAGCTGCTCAGTCTGAGCAACAGCGTAACCTGCATCATATGAATAACCCTGCTTGCACTTCGGCCCGCAGAGCGGCTGAGAATGCTAAACAACATGCcatttgcctcaacaaaaacGCTGCCTCTATTGCTTCCTCCAGAATTAATGAGAGCTCCAAAGTCAGGTTTCATCGCCTGGCCAATGTCTCAATTTGTAGAAATTGTCATCGAGGTGTTTCTAGGCCATGCAGTTCCCGATAG